A region of Pseudomonas marginalis DNA encodes the following proteins:
- a CDS encoding DUF2780 domain-containing protein, translating into MKISRGFAFSCLMSLAATPVFAAGFSLGDAANAISGMQGGNNKAAAAAPSSETAGLLSALTSQLNITPEQAVGGTGAMLGLAKNKLSGNDYSQLGNSVPGLDQLSGNNALGSLGALSGMLGQAGGSKTSGLDGLLGNVKNTSDLNTAFSALGMDSGMVSQFAPVILQYLGGQGANSSLLGKLAQAWGTGS; encoded by the coding sequence ATGAAGATTTCACGCGGTTTCGCCTTTTCCTGCCTGATGAGCCTGGCCGCCACCCCGGTGTTCGCCGCAGGGTTCAGCCTTGGCGACGCGGCCAATGCCATCTCCGGCATGCAAGGGGGCAACAACAAGGCCGCAGCTGCCGCACCGTCGTCCGAAACGGCCGGCCTGCTCAGCGCCCTGACCTCGCAACTGAACATCACCCCCGAGCAGGCCGTTGGCGGTACCGGCGCGATGCTGGGCCTGGCCAAGAACAAACTCAGCGGCAACGACTATTCGCAGCTGGGCAACAGCGTGCCGGGCCTCGACCAACTGTCGGGTAACAATGCATTGGGCAGCCTCGGGGCCTTGAGCGGGATGCTCGGCCAGGCCGGCGGCAGCAAGACCAGCGGCCTGGACGGCCTGCTGGGTAACGTGAAGAACACCAGCGACCTGAACACCGCTTTCAGCGCACTGGGCATGGACAGCGGGATGGTCAGCCAGTTTGCTCCGGTGATCCTGCAATACCTGGGCGGGCAGGGCGCCAACAGCTCGCTGCTGGGTAAACTGGCCCAGGCCTGGGGCACCGGTAGCTAA
- a CDS encoding acyltransferase, translated as MRRLLTGCLVSLLLLLNTLVLIGPLLVFALLKLVAPGRYRDYASWAVMWIAETWAEIDKLIFALCIPTQWDIRGGDELRGDTSYLVISNHQSWVDIPALIQALNRRTPFFKFFLKKELIWVPFLGLAWWALDYPFMKRYTKVFLAKHPELAGQDLKITKEACELFKRQPVTVVNYLEGTRFSEAKRKQQASPFTHLLKPKAGGVAFVLAAMGEQLDAVLDVTVVYPQQKIPGFWDLISGAVPKVIIDIQTRELDPALWQGDYENDPAFRQTVQNWVNQLWTQKDARIEQLRAERI; from the coding sequence ATGCGCCGCCTGCTCACCGGCTGTTTGGTTTCACTGCTGCTGTTGCTCAACACCCTGGTCTTGATCGGGCCGCTGCTGGTGTTTGCCCTGCTCAAACTGGTGGCGCCCGGGCGCTATCGGGACTACGCCTCATGGGCGGTGATGTGGATTGCCGAGACCTGGGCCGAGATCGACAAGCTTATTTTCGCCTTGTGCATCCCCACCCAATGGGACATTCGCGGCGGCGACGAGCTGCGCGGCGACACCAGCTACCTGGTGATCAGCAACCACCAATCCTGGGTGGACATCCCGGCGCTGATCCAGGCCCTCAACCGCCGCACACCGTTCTTCAAATTCTTCCTGAAAAAAGAACTGATCTGGGTGCCCTTCCTGGGCCTGGCCTGGTGGGCACTGGATTACCCATTCATGAAACGCTACACCAAGGTGTTCCTGGCCAAACACCCGGAGCTGGCAGGGCAGGATTTAAAGATCACCAAGGAGGCGTGCGAGCTGTTCAAGCGCCAGCCGGTGACCGTGGTCAATTACCTCGAAGGCACGCGGTTCAGCGAGGCCAAGCGCAAGCAGCAGGCTTCGCCATTCACTCACTTGCTCAAGCCCAAGGCGGGCGGCGTGGCGTTTGTGCTGGCGGCAATGGGCGAACAGCTGGACGCCGTGCTCGACGTGACCGTGGTCTATCCGCAGCAAAAGATTCCGGGGTTCTGGGATTTGATCAGCGGCGCGGTGCCCAAGGTGATCATCGACATCCAGACCCGTGAGCTGGACCCGGCGTTGTGGCAGGGGGATTACGAGAATGATCCGGCGTTTCGCCAGACCGTCCAGAACTGGGTCAACCAGCTCTGGACGCAGAAGGATGCGCGCATCGAACAACTGCGCGCGGAGCGTATTTAG
- a CDS encoding ATP-dependent zinc protease has protein sequence MKLLLASLALVALPVMAAEPTLYGRYEYIQLPEIGETFKAKMDTGALTASLSARDIETFTRDGDDWVRFRLGGKDATNKVYEHKVSRISKIKSRADEDDEKDEASVTKRPVIDLEMCLGNVKRTVEVNLTDRSSFNYPLLIGAKALREFGAAVNPARRYTADKPDC, from the coding sequence GTGAAACTGCTTCTTGCCTCCCTCGCCCTGGTTGCCCTGCCTGTCATGGCCGCCGAGCCGACCCTTTACGGTCGCTACGAATACATCCAGTTGCCGGAGATCGGCGAAACCTTCAAGGCCAAAATGGACACCGGCGCGCTGACCGCCTCGCTGTCGGCCCGTGACATCGAGACCTTCACCCGTGACGGTGACGACTGGGTGCGCTTCCGCCTCGGCGGCAAGGACGCTACCAACAAGGTCTACGAGCACAAGGTCTCGCGCATCAGCAAGATCAAGAGCCGCGCCGACGAAGACGACGAAAAAGACGAAGCCTCTGTGACCAAGCGCCCGGTGATCGACCTGGAAATGTGCCTGGGCAACGTCAAGCGTACCGTCGAGGTCAACCTCACCGACCGCAGCAGCTTCAATTACCCGTTGCTGATCGGCGCCAAGGCCTTGCGTGAATTTGGCGCAGCAGTAAACCCGGCCCGTCGCTACACTGCCGACAAACCGGACTGCTGA
- the fdhA gene encoding formaldehyde dehydrogenase, glutathione-independent: protein MSGNRGVVYLGNGQVEVQKIDYPKMQDPRGRKIEHGVILRVVSTNICGSDQHMVRGRTTAQTGLVLGHEITGEVIEKGSDVENLKIGDLVSVPFNVACGRCRSCKEQHTGVCLTVNPARAGGAYGYVDMGDWTGGQAEYVLVPYADFNLLKLPDRDKAMEKIRDLTCLSDILPTGYHGAVTAGVGPGSTVYIAGAGPVGLAAAASARLLGAAVVIIGDVNPIRLAHAKAQGFEIADLSTDTPLHEQIAALLGEPEVDSAVDCVGFEARGHGHDGVKAEAPATVLNSLMGVVRVAGKIGIPGLYVTEDPGAVDAAAKMGSLSIRFGLGWAKSHSFHTGQTPVMKYNRQLMQAIMWDRINIAEIVGVQVISLDDAPRGYGEFDAGVPKKFVIDPHKLFSAA, encoded by the coding sequence ATGTCTGGTAATCGTGGTGTCGTGTATCTCGGCAACGGCCAGGTCGAAGTACAGAAAATCGACTATCCCAAAATGCAGGATCCCCGTGGCAGGAAGATTGAGCACGGCGTCATCCTGCGCGTGGTGTCCACCAACATCTGCGGCTCCGACCAACACATGGTGCGCGGCCGCACTACTGCCCAGACCGGACTGGTGCTCGGTCACGAGATCACCGGTGAAGTGATCGAGAAGGGCAGCGACGTCGAAAACCTGAAGATCGGCGACCTGGTTTCCGTGCCCTTCAACGTCGCCTGCGGGCGCTGCCGCTCGTGCAAAGAGCAACACACCGGCGTGTGCCTGACCGTCAACCCTGCGCGTGCCGGTGGTGCCTACGGCTACGTCGACATGGGCGACTGGACCGGCGGCCAGGCCGAGTACGTGCTGGTGCCGTACGCCGACTTCAACCTGCTGAAACTGCCGGACCGTGACAAGGCCATGGAGAAAATCCGTGACCTGACCTGCCTCTCCGACATTCTCCCGACCGGCTACCACGGCGCCGTCACTGCCGGCGTTGGCCCTGGCAGCACCGTCTACATCGCCGGTGCAGGTCCTGTCGGCCTGGCGGCGGCGGCGTCTGCACGCCTGCTCGGCGCTGCGGTGGTGATCATCGGCGACGTCAACCCGATCCGCCTGGCCCACGCCAAGGCCCAGGGTTTTGAAATTGCCGACCTGTCCACCGACACCCCCCTGCACGAACAAATCGCCGCGCTGCTCGGCGAGCCCGAAGTGGACAGCGCCGTCGACTGCGTAGGCTTTGAAGCCCGCGGCCACGGCCACGACGGCGTCAAGGCCGAAGCCCCGGCCACAGTGCTCAACTCACTGATGGGCGTGGTGCGCGTGGCGGGCAAGATCGGTATCCCTGGCCTGTACGTCACCGAAGATCCGGGTGCCGTGGATGCCGCCGCAAAAATGGGCAGCCTGAGCATTCGCTTCGGCCTGGGCTGGGCCAAATCCCACAGCTTCCACACCGGCCAGACGCCGGTGATGAAGTACAACCGCCAACTGATGCAGGCGATCATGTGGGACCGTATCAACATTGCCGAGATCGTCGGCGTGCAGGTGATCAGCCTGGATGACGCGCCACGTGGGTATGGCGAGTTCGATGCGGGCGTGCCGAAGAAGTTTGTGATTGATCCGCATAAGTTGTTTAGTGCGGCGTAA
- the creC gene encoding two-component system sensor histidine kinase CreC, protein MRLGLRIFLVYALFIGLTGYFVLSTVMKEIRPGVRQSTEETLVDTANLLAEILRDDVKHGTLGQSHWPELLKAYGNRQPGATIWGLAKNQVNHRIYVTDAKGTVLLDSTGEAVGQDYSKWNDVYLTLRGEYGARSTRSAADDPTSSVMHVGAPIRDNGQIIGVVTVAKPNSSLQPYVDRTERRLLWYGAGLVILGLLLGALLSWWLSVALRRLTAYAEAVSEGRRAELPHYRGGELKQLSTAVEHMRTQLEGKAYVEHYVHTLTHELKSPLAAIRGAAELLQGEMSREQQQRFVGNIDSESARLQQLIERLLNLAQVEQRQGLEAQASIPLAALVDDVLNAQCARIEGAGLHVEQGIAADVKVFGEPFLLRQALGNLLDNALDFTPPGGVLRFSAQTLHNDVQVSLFNQAAPIPDYALPRLSERFYSLPRPVSGRKSTGLGLNFVEEVMKLHGGTLQIGNVPGGVHVVLHLHTVSTLPT, encoded by the coding sequence ATGCGCCTGGGGCTGCGGATTTTCCTGGTGTATGCGCTGTTTATCGGCCTCACCGGTTACTTCGTGCTCAGCACCGTGATGAAGGAAATCCGCCCCGGCGTGCGCCAGTCCACTGAAGAAACCCTGGTGGACACCGCCAACCTGCTGGCCGAAATCCTGCGCGATGACGTGAAGCACGGCACCCTCGGCCAGAGCCACTGGCCCGAATTACTCAAGGCCTATGGCAACCGCCAGCCCGGCGCGACCATCTGGGGGCTGGCGAAAAACCAGGTCAACCACCGTATCTACGTGACCGACGCCAAAGGCACCGTGCTGCTCGACTCCACGGGCGAAGCCGTGGGCCAGGACTACTCGAAGTGGAACGACGTCTACCTGACCCTGCGCGGCGAATACGGCGCGCGCTCCACCCGTAGCGCAGCGGATGACCCCACCTCATCGGTGATGCACGTCGGCGCACCGATCCGTGATAACGGGCAGATCATCGGCGTGGTCACCGTGGCCAAGCCCAACAGCTCGTTGCAGCCGTATGTCGACCGCACTGAGCGCCGCCTGCTGTGGTACGGCGCGGGCCTGGTCATCCTCGGCCTGTTGCTCGGTGCGTTGCTGTCGTGGTGGCTGAGCGTTGCACTGCGTCGCCTGACCGCCTACGCCGAAGCCGTCAGTGAAGGCCGAAGGGCAGAGCTGCCGCATTATCGCGGCGGCGAGCTGAAGCAGCTGTCCACCGCCGTCGAGCACATGCGCACGCAACTGGAGGGCAAGGCCTACGTCGAACATTACGTGCACACCCTGACCCATGAATTGAAAAGCCCGCTGGCAGCGATTCGCGGCGCGGCCGAGCTGTTGCAGGGCGAGATGAGCCGCGAACAGCAGCAGCGCTTCGTCGGCAATATCGACAGCGAAAGCGCGCGCCTGCAGCAGTTGATCGAACGTCTGCTGAACCTGGCGCAGGTGGAGCAACGCCAGGGGTTGGAGGCGCAGGCGAGTATCCCGCTGGCGGCCTTGGTCGATGACGTACTCAACGCCCAATGTGCGCGAATCGAAGGCGCCGGGCTGCACGTCGAGCAAGGGATTGCGGCGGATGTGAAGGTGTTTGGCGAGCCCTTCCTGTTGCGCCAGGCACTGGGCAACTTGCTGGACAACGCGCTGGACTTCACACCGCCCGGTGGCGTGTTGAGATTCAGCGCACAGACGCTGCACAACGACGTGCAGGTGAGCCTGTTCAATCAGGCCGCGCCTATCCCCGACTATGCCCTGCCGCGCCTCAGCGAGCGCTTCTATTCCTTGCCGCGTCCCGTAAGCGGACGCAAGAGCACCGGCCTGGGCCTCAACTTTGTCGAGGAAGTCATGAAGCTGCACGGCGGCACCTTGCAGATCGGCAATGTGCCGGGCGGTGTGCACGTGGTGCTGCATCTCCACACAGTCTCCACATTGCCCACATAA
- a CDS encoding anti-sigma factor domain-containing protein, with product MSATRPQVIEPKPPFWSRPRLFIGVYVAIVAGLGGAFYTQDNVKSAATLITTTQQPAAQIMAHKDYLEVQPIAITAPAPDQSLELWAIPDGGKPVSLGLISEDGEGIIGLNPRQQASISKPVELMVSAESKGGSVSKQPTGPTVYQGALANR from the coding sequence ATGAGCGCGACCCGTCCCCAAGTGATTGAGCCCAAGCCCCCCTTCTGGAGCCGCCCCCGTCTGTTTATCGGTGTGTACGTGGCCATAGTCGCCGGCCTCGGCGGCGCGTTTTACACCCAGGACAACGTCAAGTCCGCCGCCACCCTGATCACCACCACCCAACAGCCGGCGGCGCAGATCATGGCGCACAAGGATTACCTGGAAGTGCAACCTATCGCCATCACCGCACCCGCACCGGACCAGAGCCTGGAACTGTGGGCAATACCCGACGGCGGCAAGCCCGTGTCACTTGGACTGATATCGGAGGATGGCGAAGGCATCATCGGCTTGAACCCAAGGCAGCAGGCCTCGATCAGCAAGCCGGTGGAATTGATGGTGAGTGCCGAGAGCAAGGGCGGCTCGGTGAGCAAGCAACCGACGGGACCGACCGTCTATCAGGGGGCTTTGGCCAACCGCTGA
- the purU gene encoding formyltetrahydrofolate deformylase: MSRAPDTWILTADCPSVLGTVDAVTRYLFEQGCYVTEHHSFDDRLSGRFFIRVEFRQPDGFDEQAFRDGLASRGEAFGMIFELTAPNYRPKVVIMVSKADHCLNDLLYRQRIGQLSMDVVAVVSNHPDLKPLADWHQIPYYHFPLDPNDKPSQERQVWQVVEETGAELVILARYMQVLSPELCRKLDGKAINIHHSLLPGFKGAKPYHQAYNKGVKLVGATAHYINNDLDEGPIIAQGVEVVDHSHYPEDLIAKGRDIEGLTLARAVGYHIERRVFLNANRTVVL, translated from the coding sequence ATGAGCCGCGCACCCGATACATGGATTTTGACCGCCGACTGCCCCAGCGTGCTCGGCACGGTGGACGCGGTTACCCGCTACCTGTTTGAGCAGGGCTGTTACGTCACCGAGCACCATTCGTTCGATGACCGCCTCTCGGGCCGGTTTTTTATTCGCGTGGAATTCCGTCAGCCGGATGGCTTCGACGAACAGGCGTTCCGCGACGGCCTGGCCTCGCGGGGTGAAGCCTTTGGCATGATCTTCGAGCTGACGGCGCCGAACTACCGGCCAAAAGTGGTGATCATGGTCTCCAAGGCCGATCACTGCCTCAACGACCTGCTGTACCGCCAGCGTATCGGGCAACTGTCGATGGACGTGGTCGCGGTGGTGTCCAACCATCCCGATCTCAAACCTTTGGCCGACTGGCATCAAATTCCCTACTACCATTTCCCCCTCGACCCTAACGACAAACCGTCCCAGGAGCGTCAGGTGTGGCAAGTGGTGGAAGAGACCGGCGCCGAACTGGTGATCCTTGCGCGTTACATGCAAGTGCTGTCGCCGGAGCTGTGCCGCAAGCTGGACGGCAAGGCCATCAATATCCACCACTCGTTGCTGCCGGGGTTCAAGGGCGCCAAGCCGTATCACCAGGCGTACAACAAGGGGGTGAAACTGGTCGGTGCCACGGCGCATTACATTAACAACGACCTGGACGAAGGCCCGATCATCGCCCAAGGTGTGGAGGTGGTGGATCACAGTCACTATCCCGAGGATTTGATTGCGAAGGGGCGGGACATCGAAGGGTTGACCTTGGCCCGGGCCGTTGGGTATCACATTGAGCGACGGGTGTTTTTGAACGCCAATAGGACTGTGGTGCTCTGA
- a CDS encoding DUF4175 domain-containing protein, protein MKPRQSSFWRVFGIPLGIGLLSAAGLFAALLGDGLWDSLSWVGLGIPALIGAWALL, encoded by the coding sequence ATGAAGCCAAGGCAGTCGAGTTTCTGGAGGGTATTTGGCATTCCCCTGGGGATTGGCCTGCTCAGCGCCGCCGGGTTGTTTGCGGCGTTGCTGGGGGATGGGCTGTGGGATTCGTTGAGTTGGGTGGGGTTGGGCATCCCCGCGTTGATCGGCGCATGGGCCCTCCTGTAG
- the creB gene encoding two-component system response regulator CreB: MPHILIVEDEAAIADTLIFALQGEGFTTTWLSLGQEALAHQRQTPADLIILDIGLPDISGFETCKQLRRFSEVPVMFLSARDGEIDRVVGLEIGADDYVVKPFSPREVAARVRAILKRVGPGVAPALFQVDLERMQISYRGQPLSLTRHEFRLLQSLLEQPERVFSREQLLDAVGVAADAGYERNIDSHIKSLRSKLRSVAADAEPIQTHRGLGYSYSPSNS; the protein is encoded by the coding sequence ATGCCCCACATCCTGATTGTCGAAGACGAAGCGGCGATAGCCGACACGCTGATATTCGCCCTGCAAGGCGAGGGCTTTACCACCACTTGGCTGAGCCTCGGCCAGGAGGCGTTGGCCCATCAGCGCCAGACCCCGGCCGACCTGATCATCCTCGACATCGGCCTGCCGGACATCAGCGGTTTTGAAACCTGCAAGCAATTGCGCCGTTTCAGTGAAGTGCCGGTGATGTTCCTCAGCGCGCGGGATGGCGAGATCGACCGCGTGGTGGGGCTGGAGATCGGCGCCGACGATTATGTGGTCAAGCCGTTCAGCCCACGGGAAGTGGCGGCGCGGGTGCGGGCGATCCTCAAGCGCGTCGGCCCTGGTGTGGCGCCGGCGCTGTTCCAGGTCGATCTGGAGCGCATGCAAATCAGCTATCGCGGCCAACCCCTGAGCCTGACCCGGCATGAATTCCGCCTGCTGCAAAGCCTGCTGGAGCAACCCGAGCGGGTGTTCAGCCGCGAGCAGTTGCTGGACGCGGTGGGCGTGGCGGCCGACGCCGGTTACGAGCGCAATATCGACAGCCACATCAAGAGCCTGCGCAGCAAGTTACGCAGCGTGGCCGCCGATGCCGAGCCGATCCAGACCCATCGCGGCCTCGGCTACAGCTACAGCCCGAGCAACAGCTGA
- the creD gene encoding cell envelope integrity protein CreD, producing MNRSLLFKLGAIALLILLLLIPLLMINGIISDRQQLRDGVLMDIARSSSYAQRLTGPVMVVPYRKTVREWKLNEKLNKRYEVTREERGRLYFLPDRFELDGKVQTELRARGIYQARLFHADNRISGRFELPAQLGITEDFADYRFEPAFLAVGISDIRGIENALKLELGSQRLEFEPGSQVDWLGEGVHVALPEQDSKKPAVVDFAFDLRLQGTEQLQVVPVGKTSQVSLASNWPHPSFIGNFLPAQREVTDNGFTANWQTSFFSTNLEQALQTCLDGQGCNDFNNRSFGVNFIDPVDQYLKSDRAIKYALLFIALTFAGFFLFEVLKSLAVHPVQYALVGVALAFFYLLLLSLSEHLGFALAYLISASACVLLIGFYVCHVLRSVAHGLGFSAGLAALYGLLYGLLSAEDYALLMGSLLLFGLLGTVMVLTRKLDWYGVGKRKAAEPLQFDLEAVQ from the coding sequence ATGAACCGCAGCCTGCTTTTCAAACTTGGCGCGATTGCGCTGCTGATCCTGCTGTTGCTGATTCCATTGCTGATGATCAACGGCATCATCAGTGACCGCCAGCAACTGCGCGACGGCGTCCTGATGGACATCGCCCGAAGTTCCAGCTACGCCCAGCGCCTCACCGGCCCGGTGATGGTGGTGCCGTATCGCAAGACCGTGCGCGAGTGGAAGCTCAATGAAAAGCTCAACAAGCGCTACGAGGTCACCCGTGAAGAGCGGGGGCGCCTGTATTTCCTGCCGGACCGTTTTGAACTCGACGGCAAGGTGCAGACCGAACTGCGCGCACGGGGGATTTACCAGGCGCGGCTGTTCCATGCCGACAACCGTATCAGCGGGCGTTTCGAGCTGCCTGCGCAGTTGGGCATCACCGAAGACTTTGCCGATTACCGCTTTGAACCGGCGTTTCTGGCGGTGGGTATCAGCGATATTCGCGGCATCGAAAATGCGCTGAAGCTGGAGCTGGGCAGCCAGCGCCTGGAGTTCGAGCCGGGCTCCCAAGTGGACTGGCTGGGGGAGGGCGTGCATGTGGCATTGCCGGAGCAGGACAGCAAGAAACCGGCTGTAGTGGACTTCGCCTTCGACCTGCGCCTGCAAGGCACCGAGCAACTGCAAGTGGTGCCGGTGGGCAAGACCAGTCAGGTGTCCCTGGCCTCCAACTGGCCGCACCCCAGTTTTATCGGCAACTTCCTGCCGGCCCAGCGCGAAGTGACTGACAACGGCTTCACGGCCAACTGGCAGACCTCATTCTTTTCCACCAACCTCGAACAGGCCCTGCAAACGTGCCTGGACGGCCAGGGCTGCAACGACTTCAACAACCGCAGCTTCGGCGTGAACTTCATCGATCCGGTGGACCAGTACCTCAAGAGCGACCGCGCGATCAAATACGCGCTGCTGTTTATCGCCCTGACCTTTGCCGGTTTCTTCCTGTTCGAAGTGCTCAAGAGCCTGGCGGTGCACCCCGTCCAGTACGCATTGGTGGGCGTTGCCTTGGCGTTCTTCTACCTGCTGTTGTTGTCGTTGTCCGAGCACCTGGGCTTTGCCTTGGCCTACCTGATTTCGGCGAGTGCCTGCGTGCTGTTGATCGGGTTCTACGTGTGCCACGTGCTGCGCAGCGTTGCCCATGGCCTGGGGTTTTCGGCGGGGCTGGCGGCGCTGTATGGCTTGCTGTACGGGCTGTTGAGTGCCGAGGACTACGCGCTGCTGATGGGCTCGCTGCTGCTGTTCGGGCTGCTGGGGACGGTGATGGTGCTGACGCGTAAGCTGGATTGGTACGGCGTGGGCAAGCGCAAGGCGGCCGAGCCCCTGCAGTTCGACCTGGAGGCAGTGCAATGA
- a CDS encoding glutathione S-transferase gives MSAPSMTLFHNPASPFVRKVRVLLAETGQQDRVALHGCMPTPVNPDAQLVQDNPVGKIPALRLADGSVLHDSRVILDYFDHQHVGNPLIPRDGSARWRRLTLASMADGIMDAAVLVRYETALRPVEKHWAQWLDEQRNKIRRALAELEQDAIAELTSHFDIASISVACALGYLDFRHPDMQWRLDNPKLAAWYLEVSQRPSMQQTQPPA, from the coding sequence ATGTCTGCGCCCAGCATGACCTTGTTCCACAACCCCGCGTCACCGTTCGTGCGTAAAGTCCGCGTGCTGCTGGCCGAGACCGGCCAGCAGGACCGCGTCGCCCTGCATGGCTGCATGCCGACCCCGGTCAACCCCGATGCGCAGCTGGTGCAAGACAACCCCGTGGGCAAGATCCCGGCCCTGCGCCTGGCCGACGGCAGCGTGCTGCACGACAGCCGGGTGATCCTCGATTACTTCGACCACCAGCACGTCGGCAACCCGCTGATCCCCCGCGATGGCTCGGCCCGCTGGCGCCGCCTGACCCTGGCTTCGATGGCCGACGGCATCATGGATGCCGCCGTGCTGGTGCGCTACGAGACCGCCCTGCGCCCGGTGGAAAAACACTGGGCGCAGTGGCTCGACGAACAGCGCAACAAGATCCGCCGCGCCCTCGCCGAGCTGGAACAGGACGCCATTGCCGAACTGACCAGCCACTTCGATATCGCTTCGATCAGCGTGGCCTGCGCCCTGGGTTACCTCGACTTCCGCCATCCGGACATGCAATGGCGCTTGGATAACCCCAAGCTTGCCGCCTGGTACCTCGAGGTCAGCCAGCGGCCTTCGATGCAGCAGACCCAGCCGCCGGCCTAG
- a CDS encoding PepSY-associated TM helix domain-containing protein, with translation MKSKTIRRWSFIHTWTSLICTVFLLLLALTGLPLVFHHEIDHLLGNDPDLAQMPADTPQLDLEQLVSKAKTHRPGEAMQYLAWDEDDKNGVIAIMAATAGTEPNSSHTFMLDARTGDAVEMPSANGGFTLFLLRLHVDMFAGLPGKLLLAFMGILFVLAIVSGTVLYLPFMRRLKFATVRQDKSRRLRWLDLHNLIGVVTLTWALVVGVTGVISACADLIIAAWRTDSLSAMIEPYKNAPPLTQRAPASELLSIAAKAAPGMQPDFIAFPGTRFSSEHHYAVFMKGSTHLTSHLLTPVLIDAGTLAVTAIAERPWYMDAMGMSQPLHFGDYGGMPMKILWAALDVLTIIVLVSGIYLWIVRRKAGKA, from the coding sequence ATGAAAAGCAAAACCATCCGCCGCTGGTCCTTCATCCACACCTGGACCAGCCTGATCTGCACGGTGTTCCTGCTGCTGCTCGCCCTCACCGGCCTGCCGCTGGTGTTTCACCACGAGATCGACCACCTGCTGGGCAACGATCCCGATCTGGCGCAGATGCCTGCCGATACGCCACAACTCGACCTCGAGCAACTGGTGAGCAAGGCTAAGACCCATCGCCCGGGCGAGGCCATGCAATACCTGGCGTGGGATGAAGATGACAAGAACGGCGTGATCGCGATCATGGCCGCCACAGCGGGCACCGAGCCCAACTCGTCCCACACCTTCATGCTCGATGCGCGCACCGGCGACGCGGTCGAGATGCCTTCGGCCAATGGCGGCTTCACCCTGTTCCTGCTGCGCCTGCATGTGGATATGTTCGCCGGCCTGCCGGGCAAGTTGCTGCTGGCGTTCATGGGCATTCTGTTTGTGCTCGCGATTGTCTCGGGCACGGTGCTGTACCTGCCATTCATGCGCCGCTTGAAGTTCGCCACGGTGCGCCAGGACAAGTCCAGGCGCCTGCGCTGGCTCGACCTGCATAACCTGATCGGCGTGGTCACCCTGACCTGGGCGCTGGTGGTGGGCGTGACCGGCGTGATCAGCGCCTGTGCCGATTTGATCATCGCCGCCTGGCGCACAGACAGCCTCAGCGCAATGATCGAACCCTACAAAAACGCCCCGCCCCTGACCCAACGCGCCCCCGCGAGCGAGCTGCTGAGCATCGCCGCCAAGGCCGCGCCCGGCATGCAGCCGGACTTTATCGCCTTCCCCGGCACACGCTTTTCCAGCGAGCACCATTACGCAGTGTTCATGAAGGGCAGCACACACCTGACCTCGCACCTGCTCACGCCGGTCCTGATCGACGCCGGCACCCTGGCCGTCACCGCCATCGCCGAACGGCCGTGGTACATGGACGCCATGGGCATGTCGCAACCACTGCACTTCGGCGACTACGGCGGCATGCCGATGAAGATCCTCTGGGCGGCGCTGGATGTGCTGACCATCATCGTGCTGGTGAGCGGGATTTACTTGTGGATCGTGCGGCGCAAGGCGGGCAAGGCATGA
- a CDS encoding sarcosine oxidase subunit gamma, producing the protein MTAANVYQQRPTSGAKAESSLHHADLASLVGKGRKNAGVTVREKKLLGHLTIRGDGHDAAFAAGVHKALGIELPGALQVIVKGETSLQWLGPDEWLLIVPGGEEFAAEQNLRAALGDLHIQVVNVSGGQQILELSGPNVRDVLMKSTSYDVHPNNFPVGKAVGTVFAKSQLVIRHTAEDTWELVIRRSFSDYWWLWLQDASAEFGLSVQA; encoded by the coding sequence ATGACAGCAGCCAATGTTTACCAGCAACGCCCCACCTCCGGTGCCAAGGCCGAGTCGTCGCTGCACCATGCCGACCTCGCCAGCCTGGTCGGCAAGGGCCGCAAGAACGCCGGCGTGACCGTGCGCGAAAAGAAATTGCTTGGTCATCTCACGATCCGTGGCGACGGCCATGACGCGGCCTTCGCCGCCGGTGTGCACAAGGCCCTGGGCATCGAACTGCCTGGCGCCCTGCAGGTCATCGTCAAAGGTGAAACCAGCCTGCAATGGCTCGGCCCGGATGAGTGGTTGCTGATCGTGCCAGGCGGTGAGGAATTCGCCGCCGAACAAAACCTGCGCGCCGCCCTGGGTGACCTGCATATCCAAGTCGTCAACGTCAGCGGCGGCCAGCAGATCCTCGAACTCAGCGGCCCGAACGTGCGCGATGTGCTGATGAAGTCCACCAGCTATGACGTGCACCCCAACAACTTCCCGGTGGGCAAGGCGGTGGGCACGGTGTTCGCCAAGTCGCAGCTGGTGATTCGCCATACCGCTGAAGACACCTGGGAGCTGGTGATTCGTCGCAGCTTCTCGGATTACTGGTGGTTGTGGTTGCAGGACGCCTCGGCCGAATTTGGCCTGAGCGTTCAAGCCTGA